Proteins found in one Prosthecobacter debontii genomic segment:
- the frr gene encoding ribosome recycling factor: MSMDPEMTMLECEEAMTKAVEFAIHEFAAVRTGKASPGLVEGLDVHVHSYGSHMKLKQIAMITTPDPRLIRIEPFDSSTLHDIDRAIRESRLGLNGSIEGKVIRLPIPALSQERREQMVKLVKQMGEEAKVRVRAARRSAIEELKKGEKDSIITEDDLHRLEKEVQAMTDKKIAELDQHMASKEKEVMTV, translated from the coding sequence ATGTCTATGGACCCCGAAATGACGATGCTGGAGTGTGAAGAGGCGATGACCAAGGCGGTCGAGTTTGCCATCCACGAATTTGCTGCCGTGCGCACGGGCAAGGCCTCCCCAGGTCTCGTCGAGGGCTTGGACGTGCACGTGCATAGCTACGGCTCCCACATGAAGCTGAAGCAGATTGCAATGATCACCACCCCGGATCCACGCCTCATCCGCATCGAGCCGTTTGATTCGTCCACGCTGCATGACATTGACCGCGCCATCCGTGAATCCCGACTGGGTCTCAATGGCAGCATCGAGGGTAAAGTTATCCGCCTGCCCATCCCTGCACTCTCTCAGGAGCGCCGTGAGCAGATGGTGAAGCTGGTCAAACAGATGGGTGAAGAGGCCAAGGTGCGCGTCCGCGCTGCCCGCCGTTCTGCCATCGAGGAACTGAAAAAGGGCGAGAAGGACAGCATCATCACCGAAGATGACCTGCATCGCCTGGAAAAAGAAGTGCAGGCCATGACGGATAAAAAGATCGCTGAATTGGATCAGCACATGGCTTCGAAGGAAAAAGAAGTGATGACGGTGTAA
- the hpf gene encoding ribosome hibernation-promoting factor, HPF/YfiA family, translated as MQKHNVNLPIIVTGRHIEITEAIRDYAHKKIESLHLDYPRIIEAKVILDVQQYRQMAEIILFCADHIHIEVRSTTEDIYASIDESIAKIARRMRKYKTRLLKSHRPRKEGSIRHLEQKVFHADDLHSEDENIEHSYVHQEQYKVRPLYPDEAIMDLEISQRPFVVFHNQKTHRLAIMFRRNDGEYGLIEPEDKLAA; from the coding sequence ATGCAAAAACATAACGTGAACCTGCCAATCATCGTCACTGGCCGTCACATTGAGATCACGGAAGCCATTCGTGACTACGCCCATAAGAAGATCGAAAGCCTCCACCTAGATTACCCGCGAATCATCGAGGCTAAGGTCATCCTCGACGTGCAGCAATACCGCCAGATGGCGGAAATCATCCTGTTCTGCGCAGACCACATTCATATCGAGGTCCGCAGCACCACGGAAGACATCTATGCTTCGATCGACGAGTCCATCGCCAAGATCGCTCGCCGCATGCGCAAGTATAAAACCCGCCTGCTCAAGAGCCATCGCCCTCGTAAAGAAGGCAGCATCCGTCATCTCGAGCAGAAGGTCTTCCACGCAGACGACCTTCACAGCGAAGACGAAAACATCGAGCATTCCTACGTTCACCAGGAGCAATACAAGGTCCGCCCTCTGTATCCCGATGAAGCCATCATGGACCTCGAAATCAGCCAGCGTCCATTCGTGGTGTTTCACAACCAGAAGACTCACCGCTTGGCCATCATGTTCCGCCGTAACGACGGTGAATATGGCCTGATCGAGCCCGAAGACAAGCTGGCTGCCTAA
- a CDS encoding amidohydrolase family protein, with protein sequence MKTLSRRQFVTSTVTAALGTQLGMSAPAKDGHYIDAHVHVWTSDTERYPLAKGFKKKDMAPPSFTPEQLFVHTHPQGVNRIVLIQMSYYRFDNRYMLDCMAAHPGVFSGVAIIDENAADVKGRMKDLAKQGVRGFRLYKGDQEVSAWLSSPGMQEMWKVAADEGLNLCLLINPEELAAADKMCIQYPQTPVVIDHFARVGMADAITRAHLDRLLHMSAHPKVTLKTSAFYALGRKTPPYTDLGGMIKECRQYFGAQRLMWASDCPFQVDPGHTYADSISLIRDHLPFLTAEDKAWMLGKTAEKVFFGA encoded by the coding sequence ATGAAAACACTCTCCCGTCGGCAGTTCGTCACCAGCACCGTCACCGCCGCCTTGGGGACGCAACTGGGCATGAGTGCCCCCGCCAAGGATGGACACTACATTGATGCTCATGTGCATGTGTGGACTTCAGATACGGAGCGCTATCCCCTGGCGAAAGGGTTTAAAAAGAAAGACATGGCCCCGCCGAGCTTCACGCCAGAGCAGCTCTTTGTGCATACCCATCCGCAGGGGGTGAACCGCATCGTGCTCATCCAGATGAGCTACTACCGTTTTGACAATCGCTACATGCTGGACTGCATGGCAGCTCATCCGGGCGTCTTTTCAGGGGTGGCCATCATCGATGAAAACGCGGCGGATGTGAAGGGCCGCATGAAGGATCTGGCCAAGCAGGGGGTGCGTGGGTTTCGCCTCTATAAAGGAGATCAAGAGGTGAGTGCCTGGCTCAGCTCCCCAGGGATGCAGGAGATGTGGAAAGTGGCGGCGGATGAGGGGCTCAATCTCTGCCTGCTGATCAATCCCGAGGAATTGGCCGCCGCCGATAAGATGTGCATCCAATACCCCCAGACGCCGGTGGTGATCGACCACTTTGCCCGAGTCGGCATGGCGGATGCCATTACCCGTGCGCATCTAGATCGCCTCCTGCACATGTCCGCTCATCCGAAGGTGACGCTGAAAACATCCGCGTTTTATGCCCTGGGCCGGAAGACGCCACCCTACACGGACCTGGGCGGGATGATCAAAGAGTGCCGCCAATACTTCGGGGCTCAGCGGCTCATGTGGGCCAGCGATTGCCCCTTTCAGGTGGACCCTGGGCACACCTACGCGGACTCCATCTCTCTGATCCGCGATCATCTCCCCTTTCTGACGGCAGAGGACAAGGCCTGGATGCTGGGGAAAACGGCGGAGAAGGTGTTCTTCGGCGCGTGA
- the kdsA gene encoding 3-deoxy-8-phosphooctulonate synthase, giving the protein MLPLPVVKVGSVPVDGTQPLFILGPCVIESEEFIWDVAERLGAIANSLRLKWVFKASYDKANRSAISSYRGLGVEKGCRILAEIGAKLGVPVTTDVHSPEEAKIAAEHIDLLQIPAFLSRQTDLILAAGETGRAVNVKKGQFMAPWDVKNIAEKLASVGCENFLFTERGTTFGYQNLVTDMRSLYWMRELGYRVIFDATHSVQRPGGLGTTTGGDGKLAPVLARAAVATGCDGVFMETHPDPSKALSDGPNQVPMADIAQVVEKLRRIHSLVTEDS; this is encoded by the coding sequence ATGCTCCCTCTCCCTGTCGTTAAGGTGGGCTCCGTGCCGGTCGATGGCACGCAGCCTCTGTTTATCCTCGGTCCTTGTGTCATCGAGAGTGAGGAGTTTATCTGGGATGTGGCGGAGCGCTTGGGGGCCATCGCCAATAGCCTGCGCCTGAAGTGGGTCTTCAAGGCCTCCTACGATAAAGCCAACCGCAGCGCCATCAGCTCCTACCGTGGACTCGGCGTGGAGAAAGGCTGCCGTATTCTCGCCGAGATCGGGGCGAAACTGGGCGTGCCTGTCACGACGGATGTGCACTCTCCTGAGGAAGCCAAGATTGCCGCTGAGCACATCGATCTCCTGCAAATCCCGGCTTTCCTGAGCCGCCAGACCGATCTCATCCTCGCCGCAGGGGAGACGGGGCGGGCGGTGAATGTGAAAAAAGGCCAGTTCATGGCCCCTTGGGACGTGAAGAACATCGCCGAAAAACTGGCCAGCGTCGGTTGCGAAAACTTTCTTTTTACTGAACGCGGCACCACGTTTGGGTATCAAAACTTGGTGACGGATATGAGGTCGCTATACTGGATGCGGGAGTTGGGCTATCGCGTTATTTTCGACGCGACTCACTCTGTTCAACGCCCCGGCGGCCTCGGCACCACCACGGGTGGTGATGGCAAGCTGGCTCCGGTTTTAGCCCGCGCGGCAGTCGCCACCGGCTGCGATGGTGTCTTCATGGAAACCCATCCCGATCCCTCCAAGGCTCTTTCGGATGGCCCCAATCAAGTGCCCATGGCGGACATCGCGCAAGTGGTGGAGAAACTGCGCCGTATCCATAGTCTCGTGACGGAGGACTCTTAA
- a CDS encoding LptA/OstA family protein has protein sequence MRTITSIAMALSCMVLSASGQGASRLTTPTGEQKKQMEEAAEKLRQAQANGQLDKAKEAAKGLMGNLPGNLTDAAKAALQSPEIKAQAAEAAKAAAKNLLPEAQKLMDARAAAQQQTPPAATTTTPAADQPPAVAPTGPQPQLLQPLASTPPDPSTRKPMAVIEADSSVFDPNTSVLVYSGNVRARHPQFYIECEELTVHLEKDEEGKEAKKPAAPSKNDAILAKPKKDEQERQSKVKKAIATGPMVRIEKANEQGEVQRAFCRHAVYDGTTGIITMRDNPQVQTGNVMQAAITPDTVMTFDEKGNFTSNRRTKTIILSESENAGQVAQ, from the coding sequence ATGAGAACGATCACCAGCATAGCCATGGCACTGAGCTGCATGGTCCTGTCGGCCAGCGGGCAGGGGGCGTCGCGTCTCACCACGCCCACCGGAGAGCAGAAAAAGCAGATGGAAGAGGCTGCGGAAAAACTGCGTCAGGCTCAGGCCAATGGTCAGCTCGATAAGGCGAAGGAAGCCGCGAAAGGCTTGATGGGAAATCTGCCGGGTAATCTCACCGATGCAGCCAAGGCCGCTCTGCAATCTCCAGAAATCAAAGCGCAAGCGGCTGAAGCGGCCAAGGCGGCTGCTAAAAACCTCCTCCCTGAGGCCCAGAAGCTGATGGACGCCCGTGCTGCGGCTCAGCAACAGACCCCTCCCGCTGCCACCACGACCACCCCGGCGGCCGATCAACCCCCAGCGGTGGCTCCGACCGGCCCTCAACCGCAACTGCTTCAGCCTCTGGCTTCCACCCCCCCAGACCCGAGCACGCGTAAACCCATGGCGGTGATCGAGGCGGATTCATCGGTGTTCGATCCGAATACCAGCGTTCTGGTTTACTCCGGCAATGTGCGTGCACGTCACCCGCAGTTTTACATCGAGTGTGAGGAACTGACCGTGCATCTGGAAAAAGATGAAGAAGGGAAAGAGGCAAAGAAGCCCGCTGCGCCTTCCAAAAACGATGCTATCTTAGCTAAACCGAAAAAAGATGAGCAGGAGCGTCAGAGTAAAGTGAAGAAAGCCATCGCGACCGGACCCATGGTGCGGATCGAGAAGGCCAATGAGCAAGGTGAAGTGCAAAGAGCCTTCTGCCGCCATGCGGTTTACGACGGCACCACAGGCATCATCACGATGCGCGATAACCCTCAAGTGCAGACTGGCAATGTGATGCAGGCTGCCATTACCCCCGATACGGTGATGACCTTCGACGAGAAGGGCAACTTCACCTCCAACCGCCGAACCAAAACCATCATCCTCTCCGAGAGTGAGAATGCGGGTCAAGTCGCGCAATAA
- a CDS encoding M20 family metallopeptidase has product MSPVIQTLADLVRINSVNSSYEGGPGEREIATYVRRFFEQQSIEVWEQEVFPGRPNVLARLPGMNPGRRIVLEAHTDTVSVQGMTIPPFEPTIRDGKMWGRGSCDTKAGLAAMMHAVASLKEQGLTPPCEVLLAAVVDEEFSYRGVVSLCEGLKADAAIVAEPTELRAVIATKGVLRCRIVVQGKAAHSSKPHLGVNAISQMAKVIAALEADQEWLSARQHPLVGSGTCNIGVIRGGVQVNFVPDRCAIEIDRRLLPGERAEDAVMHYRQLLASLPGIQAHIEEPLLLVDEGLDTSADAAVVQVATAVLGELGLNAAPSGVPFGCDASKLSRAGVPSIVFGPGSIDRAHTVDEYVELDQVEQALEFQKRFLLAFT; this is encoded by the coding sequence ATGTCTCCAGTGATCCAGACCCTGGCCGATCTTGTGCGCATCAACAGCGTGAACAGCTCTTATGAGGGCGGGCCCGGGGAGCGAGAGATCGCCACCTATGTGCGGCGTTTCTTTGAGCAGCAGAGCATCGAGGTCTGGGAGCAGGAGGTGTTTCCGGGAAGACCCAATGTGCTGGCGCGTTTGCCGGGGATGAATCCAGGCCGACGCATCGTGCTGGAGGCGCACACGGATACCGTCTCCGTGCAGGGCATGACAATCCCTCCCTTTGAGCCGACGATCCGCGACGGGAAAATGTGGGGCCGGGGTTCCTGCGATACCAAGGCTGGGCTGGCCGCCATGATGCATGCCGTGGCTTCACTCAAGGAACAGGGGCTCACTCCGCCCTGCGAAGTCTTGCTAGCGGCCGTGGTGGATGAGGAGTTCTCGTATCGCGGGGTGGTGAGCCTGTGTGAGGGGTTGAAAGCCGATGCCGCCATCGTGGCTGAACCCACGGAACTCAGAGCCGTGATCGCCACCAAAGGGGTGCTGCGTTGCCGGATCGTGGTGCAGGGGAAAGCGGCGCACAGCTCGAAACCTCACCTGGGAGTGAATGCCATCAGTCAGATGGCCAAGGTCATTGCGGCCCTGGAGGCGGATCAAGAGTGGCTCTCCGCACGTCAGCATCCTCTGGTGGGCTCTGGCACCTGCAACATCGGGGTCATCCGTGGAGGCGTGCAGGTGAATTTTGTGCCGGATCGCTGCGCCATTGAGATCGATCGCCGTTTGTTACCGGGGGAACGCGCCGAAGATGCGGTGATGCATTATCGCCAGTTGCTGGCTAGCCTACCGGGCATCCAGGCTCACATTGAGGAGCCGCTGCTGCTTGTGGATGAAGGTCTGGATACCTCTGCCGATGCTGCCGTGGTGCAAGTCGCCACCGCTGTGTTGGGTGAGCTAGGCTTGAATGCCGCGCCTAGTGGCGTGCCCTTTGGGTGTGATGCCAGCAAGCTCTCCCGTGCAGGTGTGCCGAGCATTGTCTTTGGCCCGGGTAGCATTGATCGCGCCCATACCGTGGATGAGTATGTGGAGCTGGATCAGGTGGAGCAGGCTCTCGAGTTCCAAAAAAGATTCCTGCTCGCCTTCACGTAA
- a CDS encoding acyltransferase, with product MFLPADYLDLNRTQHSILFPAAEPVWAALSKIESYLEFRLQRELRCAIPPGAFIGEDVFIDEGTTIEPGAVIKGPAWIGKNCVIRAGCYIRENVIVGNACVLGNSCEFKNCVVFDHCEVPHYNYVGDSILGYKAHLGAGVVLSNVRLDRSEVVVTDGKTSHRTGLKKFGAVIGDHAEIGCNSVINPGTIIGRRSIVYPLTSFSGVLPGDSILKTRQQQQVVKRMV from the coding sequence ATGTTCCTCCCTGCTGATTACCTCGACCTTAACCGCACCCAGCACAGCATCCTTTTCCCGGCGGCTGAGCCTGTGTGGGCTGCCCTATCCAAGATCGAGTCGTATCTCGAATTTCGCCTCCAGCGGGAGTTGCGCTGCGCCATTCCTCCGGGGGCTTTCATTGGCGAGGATGTCTTCATCGATGAAGGCACCACCATTGAGCCGGGGGCGGTCATCAAGGGACCGGCCTGGATCGGTAAAAACTGTGTGATCCGGGCAGGGTGTTACATCCGAGAGAACGTGATCGTCGGAAACGCCTGCGTGCTGGGGAACTCCTGCGAGTTTAAAAACTGCGTCGTTTTCGATCACTGTGAAGTGCCCCATTACAACTATGTGGGTGATTCCATCCTTGGCTATAAAGCCCATCTGGGGGCCGGAGTTGTCTTGTCCAATGTCCGTCTGGATCGTAGTGAAGTCGTGGTCACGGACGGCAAAACATCTCACCGCACGGGGTTAAAAAAATTTGGTGCCGTCATTGGCGACCATGCCGAAATCGGCTGCAACAGCGTCATCAATCCCGGCACCATCATTGGTCGTCGCAGCATCGTCTACCCTCTAACCAGCTTCAGCGGCGTCCTCCCTGGGGACAGCATCCTGAAGACACGTCAGCAGCAGCAGGTGGTGAAAAGGATGGTGTAA
- a CDS encoding LPS export ABC transporter periplasmic protein LptC: MMKSGDLLRTLSLWLGLGLVMTALSQTTTPEEITNDGMAAFGKMIPQGFVNADIQVPSFQNGQPSSLLTAATVTRLDDDRLSAENVVVEIYGQTPAENMRVDLKSAIYNMTEKVLRSGERSRVSRADFEMEGDSMVFNSATSVSSMKGRVRTLIFDTDTVSGQSKDNQPTN, from the coding sequence ATGATGAAGTCAGGTGATCTGCTGAGAACCCTCAGCCTCTGGCTCGGCCTGGGGCTGGTGATGACCGCCCTTTCCCAAACCACGACGCCTGAAGAGATCACCAACGATGGCATGGCGGCGTTTGGCAAAATGATCCCCCAGGGCTTTGTGAACGCCGATATCCAAGTGCCCTCCTTCCAGAATGGGCAGCCCTCATCCTTGCTGACGGCGGCCACAGTGACCCGTTTGGACGATGACCGCCTCTCTGCCGAAAACGTGGTGGTGGAGATCTATGGCCAAACTCCGGCGGAAAACATGCGCGTGGATCTGAAAAGCGCGATTTACAACATGACCGAAAAAGTGCTGCGCAGTGGCGAGCGCAGCCGGGTTTCTCGTGCGGATTTCGAGATGGAGGGAGATTCCATGGTCTTTAACTCGGCCACCTCTGTCTCCAGCATGAAAGGCCGCGTGCGCACTTTGATCTTTGACACTGACACGGTCTCGGGCCAATCGAAAGACAACCAACCAACCAACTGA
- a CDS encoding carbon starvation CstA family protein, with the protein MPKVLRILLWIAISALGAGAVAFSAFHKGETINALWLVVAGVCSFAVAYRFYSKWLITKVLVLDKERATPAHTKKDGKDFVPTNKWVVFGHHFAAIAGPGPLVGPVLAAQFGYLPGMLWILVGATLGGGVHDAIVMFASIRRGGKSVGQMLKEEVNPVVGFVAMISVLAIMTILLAVLGLVVVKALAESPWGLFTIAMTIPLAFIMGVGHTIFKVSVRNVTIFGIVGLLVGVWAGSELKTLGIEHYFERSGEWMAWSIMIYGFAASVLPVWMLLAPRDYLSTFMKIGTVAVLAVAVLVVAPELHMPKLTDYASNGEGLVFLGKVFPFVFITIACGAISGFHALISSGTTPKLLDKEDSIRSVAYGAMVTEMLVALMALVAACALQPGEYFAINAGINKTMAPEQVTQVITAAGYPVTVAGMNTLASEIGEKTMFGRAGGAPTFAVGMAHMFARAFGDKLMAFWYHFAIMFEALFILTTIDAGTRVGRFILQDFMGNIWKPLGNTKSMPANVFASAMLVAMWGYFLYQGVVDPLGGINTLWPLFGIANQLLAVIAFCLGTTILIKMGKARYMAVTLAPLALLLSATFSAGWIKLFDKDPRMGFLAQAELYAGKIAAGGTPKELSDWGHLKFNGLVDAWVTGFFLIAVTIVFLGCLVEWIKLLSGAKQPKLHEDPYVTATAEVA; encoded by the coding sequence ATGCCTAAAGTCCTTCGCATTCTTCTCTGGATCGCTATTTCCGCCCTCGGGGCTGGGGCGGTCGCTTTCTCGGCGTTTCACAAAGGTGAGACGATCAATGCCCTGTGGCTGGTGGTCGCCGGCGTGTGCTCGTTTGCAGTGGCTTACCGGTTTTACAGCAAGTGGCTGATCACGAAGGTGCTGGTGCTGGACAAAGAGCGCGCGACTCCGGCGCATACCAAGAAAGACGGCAAGGACTTTGTGCCGACGAATAAGTGGGTGGTCTTCGGTCACCACTTTGCGGCGATTGCAGGTCCTGGTCCGCTGGTCGGCCCTGTGTTGGCAGCGCAGTTCGGGTATCTCCCCGGCATGTTGTGGATTTTGGTCGGAGCGACTTTGGGCGGCGGGGTGCACGATGCGATTGTGATGTTCGCTTCCATCCGTCGTGGCGGTAAGTCCGTGGGGCAGATGCTGAAGGAAGAGGTGAATCCGGTGGTCGGTTTCGTCGCCATGATTTCCGTGTTGGCGATCATGACCATCCTCCTGGCCGTGTTGGGGCTGGTGGTGGTGAAGGCGTTGGCCGAGAGTCCTTGGGGCCTGTTTACCATCGCCATGACCATCCCGCTGGCATTCATCATGGGCGTGGGGCACACGATCTTTAAGGTCAGCGTGCGTAATGTGACCATCTTCGGCATTGTGGGTCTGCTGGTCGGTGTTTGGGCGGGCAGTGAACTCAAAACGCTCGGCATTGAGCATTACTTCGAGCGCTCCGGTGAGTGGATGGCCTGGTCCATCATGATTTATGGTTTCGCCGCTTCCGTGTTGCCGGTGTGGATGCTGTTGGCTCCGCGTGATTACCTGAGCACCTTCATGAAGATCGGCACCGTGGCGGTGCTGGCTGTGGCCGTTCTCGTGGTGGCTCCCGAGCTGCACATGCCGAAGCTCACCGACTACGCCAGCAACGGTGAAGGTCTGGTGTTCCTGGGCAAAGTGTTCCCCTTCGTGTTCATCACCATCGCTTGCGGTGCCATCTCCGGTTTCCATGCCCTGATCTCCAGTGGCACCACGCCGAAGCTTTTGGATAAAGAAGACAGCATCCGCAGTGTGGCCTATGGGGCCATGGTGACGGAGATGCTGGTGGCCCTGATGGCTCTGGTTGCGGCTTGTGCTCTGCAACCCGGTGAATATTTCGCCATCAATGCGGGCATCAACAAGACCATGGCTCCTGAGCAGGTCACGCAGGTGATCACAGCCGCGGGTTATCCTGTGACGGTGGCGGGCATGAATACCCTGGCCAGCGAGATTGGTGAGAAGACCATGTTTGGCCGTGCCGGTGGTGCCCCGACTTTCGCCGTGGGGATGGCCCATATGTTTGCCCGTGCGTTTGGGGATAAGCTGATGGCTTTCTGGTATCACTTCGCCATCATGTTTGAGGCGTTGTTCATCCTGACGACGATTGATGCAGGCACCCGTGTGGGCCGCTTCATTCTTCAGGACTTCATGGGCAATATCTGGAAGCCGCTCGGCAACACCAAGAGCATGCCGGCCAACGTCTTCGCCAGCGCCATGCTGGTGGCCATGTGGGGTTACTTCCTCTATCAAGGTGTGGTGGATCCGCTGGGCGGCATCAATACCCTGTGGCCGCTCTTCGGCATAGCCAATCAGTTGCTCGCGGTCATCGCCTTCTGCCTTGGCACCACCATCCTCATCAAGATGGGCAAGGCCCGCTACATGGCGGTCACACTGGCGCCGCTAGCCCTGCTGCTTTCCGCCACTTTCTCGGCCGGTTGGATCAAGCTGTTCGATAAAGATCCGCGCATGGGCTTCCTGGCTCAAGCTGAACTTTACGCTGGTAAGATCGCCGCGGGTGGAACCCCCAAGGAGTTGTCCGACTGGGGCCATCTGAAGTTCAACGGTCTGGTTGATGCCTGGGTGACCGGCTTCTTCCTGATTGCGGTGACCATCGTTTTCTTGGGCTGCCTCGTTGAGTGGATCAAGCTGCTCAGCGGTGCCAAGCAGCCGAAGCTGCACGAAGACCCTTACGTGACCGCTACCGCCGAAGTGGCTTGA
- a CDS encoding TerC/Alx family metal homeostasis membrane protein, which yields MIEDSLSPFKAISMLDVLAFLVPFIVAVSIDLFTHKKGQKITMGNALKWSLIWVACAAAFAGYVWWSFENNPRTEKFGDMWRTLDGSGAVSLYATGYILEKALALDNLFAFYLIFKSFGLTSEKNQHFQHRILYWGILGAIVFRMFFLGLGAFMANASPYVLIGFALVVLWTVFKMWQSAGHTVEIDYTNHWSVRFMRKLTPTNPSIESGHFFSHGVTPLFLCLFCIEMCDVVFAFDSMPVIVAVVRDPYLMITSSLWAAAGLRSLYFLLVAAQSRLWALDKAIMILLIFVALKLIGSAFGYHLDPAISVSVVAFILTAGVIMSLAVPDPKELNDA from the coding sequence ATGATTGAAGACTCACTCAGCCCCTTCAAGGCCATCTCCATGCTTGATGTCCTCGCCTTCCTGGTGCCATTCATCGTCGCGGTATCCATCGATTTGTTCACTCATAAAAAGGGTCAGAAGATCACGATGGGCAATGCACTGAAGTGGTCGTTGATCTGGGTGGCCTGCGCTGCCGCCTTTGCCGGATACGTCTGGTGGAGCTTTGAGAACAACCCGCGCACAGAGAAGTTTGGCGATATGTGGCGCACCCTAGATGGTAGCGGTGCGGTCAGCCTCTATGCTACCGGTTACATTCTAGAGAAGGCGCTCGCCCTGGATAACCTGTTTGCCTTCTATCTCATCTTTAAGTCATTTGGGCTCACCTCGGAGAAAAATCAGCACTTTCAGCACCGCATCCTTTATTGGGGGATTCTCGGGGCCATCGTCTTCCGCATGTTCTTCCTGGGCCTCGGGGCCTTCATGGCCAATGCCAGCCCCTATGTCTTGATCGGCTTTGCCCTTGTAGTGCTGTGGACGGTCTTTAAGATGTGGCAGAGCGCGGGCCACACGGTGGAGATCGACTATACCAACCACTGGTCCGTGCGCTTCATGCGCAAGCTCACCCCCACCAACCCTTCCATCGAAAGCGGGCACTTCTTTTCTCATGGGGTCACCCCGCTGTTCCTCTGCCTCTTCTGCATTGAGATGTGCGATGTGGTCTTCGCCTTTGACTCCATGCCCGTCATCGTTGCCGTGGTGCGTGATCCCTATCTCATGATCACCTCCAGCCTGTGGGCGGCGGCCGGTCTGCGCAGTCTCTACTTCTTACTCGTCGCCGCGCAGAGTCGCCTCTGGGCTTTGGACAAGGCCATCATGATCCTGCTCATCTTTGTGGCCCTGAAGCTCATCGGCAGCGCCTTCGGCTATCACCTTGACCCCGCCATCAGCGTCTCTGTCGTCGCCTTCATTCTCACCGCCGGAGTGATCATGTCTCTGGCCGTGCCTGATCCGAAGGAACTCAACGATGCGTGA
- the lptB gene encoding LPS export ABC transporter ATP-binding protein has translation MSASRSKRPRTKDAGMLPLMENPPPESTATSSMAAEAAVRDPASAPEGAQEQPIVGNVLLHTEGLKKVYDGRAVVNGVDIEVKEGEIVGLLGPNGAGKTTTFYMIVGLVRPNGGKVMFNGNDATQEPMFKRARLGMGYLPQEESIFRRLTVRENILAVMETQSYTKKEREDQCQQLMEKFGIDHVADNLALTLSGGEKRRLTIARSLVTEPKLLMLDEPFSGVDPIAVSEIQDIIRMLRKAGLAILITDHNVRETLNIVDRAYLIYEGQVRRHGTKDFLVNDPESRRLYLGEDFSM, from the coding sequence ATGTCCGCCTCACGTTCCAAACGTCCACGCACTAAGGATGCCGGGATGCTCCCCCTCATGGAGAACCCGCCGCCAGAGAGCACGGCTACGTCATCCATGGCGGCTGAAGCTGCTGTCCGAGATCCAGCCTCGGCACCTGAGGGTGCTCAGGAACAACCTATCGTGGGGAATGTCCTCCTGCATACCGAAGGCCTGAAAAAGGTCTATGATGGCCGCGCTGTGGTCAACGGTGTGGATATCGAAGTGAAAGAGGGAGAGATCGTTGGCCTTCTGGGGCCGAACGGTGCGGGTAAAACCACCACCTTCTACATGATCGTCGGCCTCGTGCGCCCCAATGGTGGCAAGGTGATGTTCAATGGCAATGATGCCACGCAAGAGCCGATGTTTAAGCGCGCTCGCCTCGGCATGGGGTATCTGCCCCAGGAAGAGTCCATCTTCCGCCGCCTCACCGTGCGGGAAAACATCCTGGCCGTGATGGAAACACAGAGCTACACCAAGAAAGAGCGCGAGGATCAGTGCCAGCAGCTCATGGAGAAGTTCGGCATCGATCACGTCGCGGACAACCTCGCGCTCACGCTGTCCGGGGGTGAAAAACGCCGCCTGACCATTGCCCGCAGTCTCGTCACCGAGCCGAAGCTGCTGATGTTGGACGAACCTTTCAGCGGGGTGGACCCCATCGCTGTGAGTGAGATTCAGGACATCATCCGCATGCTGCGTAAAGCCGGTCTCGCCATCCTCATTACCGACCACAATGTTCGCGAAACACTGAACATTGTAGATCGTGCCTATCTCATTTACGAAGGACAAGTGAGACGGCATGGAACCAAAGATTTTCTCGTCAACGATCCCGAGTCTAGGCGCCTGTATTTGGGCGAGGACTTCTCCATGTGA